One window from the genome of Methanococcoides sp. AM1 encodes:
- a CDS encoding amylo-alpha-1,6-glucosidase produces the protein MDPFATYNGEFDHTSAISREWLITNGIGGYASSTVIGENSRKYHGLLIASANPPVDRRVLLSSLDEEIIVGHEVYHLATHSYPDTIYPSGFEYLDRFSASPLPTFEYSIRNIRLIKTIFMIYGQNTTIVKYKLFNPDNEDIVFRILPLVTNRDFHHLGKAGDIRFSEIHYPTGVQLGTDDGLLQLRSNMQYRRKPYWNYNIEYDVERERGEAYQEDLYNPGYFEKQIHEPACELFVVASDRILKKKDINSEFVNSGYERELLRQKDLQDHCNLKGDFTQKLVNAADSFIVKRSSTSSGSIIAGYHWFADWGRDAMISLPGLTLVTGRFNDAKDILTTFSENCSGGLIPNRFSDDGIYPPDYNTVDASLWFINSLGKYYSYTKDAGFVREMWKTVVSIIQNYTEGTLYGIRMDEDGLIEHDAQLTWMDVKIGDMEITPRAGKACEINALWYNALCTAIRLGKILGEDTEKYQKIAQLAKSNFTETFWNQKDMCLYDCVSVNEDMSVSKDAAVRPNQIFAVSLPYTMLDHEKKMMIVEKVKEDLLTPFGLRSLSPKDSRYNGRYQGSIDCRDHAYHNGTVWAWLLGPFVTAYAKVNNKSPLSLEYCRHLLVHFEAHLDEAGIGTISEIFDGDSPHRPGGCISQAWSVAEILRTYVEDLNGQN, from the coding sequence ATGGATCCATTTGCAACATATAATGGTGAATTTGACCATACTTCTGCTATTTCCCGGGAATGGCTGATCACGAACGGCATCGGAGGCTATGCATCATCCACTGTCATTGGTGAGAATTCAAGAAAATATCATGGACTCCTGATAGCTTCTGCAAACCCTCCGGTTGACCGAAGGGTCCTGCTTTCTTCCCTTGATGAAGAGATCATTGTCGGACATGAGGTCTATCATCTTGCAACTCATAGTTATCCCGATACAATTTACCCGTCGGGTTTCGAATATCTCGATCGTTTTTCTGCTTCCCCTTTACCCACCTTTGAGTACAGCATCAGAAACATCAGGCTGATAAAGACCATTTTCATGATCTATGGACAGAACACGACAATTGTAAAATATAAACTGTTCAATCCCGATAATGAGGATATCGTTTTCCGGATATTACCTCTTGTTACAAACAGGGATTTTCACCATCTTGGGAAAGCAGGTGACATCCGTTTTAGTGAAATACATTATCCTACAGGAGTTCAGCTTGGAACTGATGATGGTCTTCTCCAGCTACGATCCAACATGCAGTATAGACGGAAACCTTACTGGAACTATAATATCGAGTATGACGTTGAACGTGAACGAGGGGAAGCTTATCAGGAAGACCTCTATAACCCCGGCTATTTTGAAAAACAAATTCATGAGCCTGCGTGTGAGTTATTCGTTGTGGCCTCGGATAGAATACTGAAAAAGAAGGATATCAATTCTGAATTTGTTAATTCCGGATATGAAAGGGAACTCCTAAGGCAGAAAGATTTGCAGGATCATTGCAATTTAAAGGGTGACTTCACACAGAAGCTCGTTAATGCTGCAGATTCTTTCATTGTTAAACGCAGTTCTACCAGCTCAGGATCGATCATTGCAGGCTATCACTGGTTTGCGGATTGGGGAAGAGATGCGATGATATCACTTCCGGGACTTACTCTTGTAACAGGAAGGTTCAATGATGCAAAAGATATTCTGACAACCTTTTCTGAGAACTGTTCAGGAGGCCTCATACCAAACCGTTTTTCCGATGATGGAATTTACCCTCCCGATTATAATACGGTTGATGCTTCACTGTGGTTCATCAATTCTCTTGGAAAATATTATTCCTATACGAAGGATGCAGGTTTTGTCAGGGAAATGTGGAAAACAGTTGTGTCCATAATTCAGAATTACACTGAGGGAACCTTATACGGAATTCGAATGGATGAGGACGGACTCATTGAGCATGATGCTCAGCTTACCTGGATGGACGTGAAGATCGGGGACATGGAGATCACACCAAGGGCAGGAAAAGCCTGTGAGATAAACGCTTTGTGGTATAATGCGCTATGTACTGCCATCCGGCTGGGAAAAATATTAGGTGAAGACACAGAGAAGTATCAGAAAATTGCTCAACTGGCAAAGAGCAACTTCACTGAAACTTTCTGGAACCAGAAGGATATGTGCCTTTATGACTGCGTTTCTGTAAATGAGGATATGTCGGTCAGTAAAGATGCAGCTGTCAGGCCGAACCAGATATTTGCAGTCTCACTTCCCTACACGATGCTTGATCATGAAAAGAAAATGATGATCGTTGAAAAGGTGAAGGAAGATCTATTAACTCCTTTTGGACTGAGGTCCTTATCGCCGAAAGACAGCCGCTACAATGGAAGATACCAGGGTAGCATAGATTGCCGGGACCACGCATATCATAACGGGACTGTCTGGGCATGGTTACTCGGACCTTTCGTTACTGCATATGCAAAGGTCAATAACAAGTCTCCGTTAAGTCTGGAATATTGCAGGCACTTGTTAGTTCATTTTGAAGCTCACCTTGATGAGGCTGGAATAGGAACGATCTCCGAGATATTTGATGGCGATTCGCCACACAGACCCGGTGGATGTATCTCACAGGCATGGAGTGTTGCCGAAATACTGCGGACCTATGTTGAAGATCTGAATGGTCAAAATTAA
- a CDS encoding YfcE family phosphodiesterase, with protein MKLIILSDTHIKAGQSLLELLPGDLVTIMKNSDILIHAGDFETMECYNELAGLGELVAVRGDTDVPELMELLPERQVIEVEGVKVGVIHKGQLTSDNPDGLRYLAKEMGVDVLIFGHFHHPIIEDYEVLLLSPGSAIVPGVAEPSAIQLDISEGKVKGSVIRCDGDVCSYFEYERK; from the coding sequence ATGAAACTAATTATCTTATCAGACACACATATTAAAGCCGGGCAGTCGCTTCTGGAGTTGTTGCCGGGTGACCTGGTCACAATTATGAAGAACAGTGATATCCTGATCCATGCAGGGGATTTTGAGACAATGGAATGTTACAATGAACTGGCAGGTTTAGGAGAACTTGTTGCAGTTCGTGGGGACACCGATGTACCTGAATTGATGGAACTTTTGCCTGAAAGGCAGGTCATTGAGGTTGAAGGTGTCAAAGTAGGTGTCATTCACAAGGGGCAACTGACATCTGACAACCCGGACGGTCTGCGCTATCTTGCAAAAGAGATGGGCGTAGATGTTCTGATCTTCGGGCATTTCCACCATCCGATCATCGAGGATTATGAGGTGCTTCTGCTTTCTCCTGGAAGTGCGATCGTACCTGGAGTTGCTGAACCCAGCGCTATACAACTTGACATCTCTGAGGGCAAAGTAAAGGGGAGTGTGATAAGGTGCGATGGGGATGTGTGCAGTTATTTTGAGTATGAAAGGAAGTGA
- a CDS encoding class I SAM-dependent methyltransferase: MIQINDLQEIDFESIPIDPFWNTGNEKELKMHRIHSYPAKFPAFITTKALEYAKENSLNTNQVADIFCGCGTVAFEAKRNNIDFWGCDLNPVATMIAKAKSHKYQIGRLDTYYEAIVCAYNKIPVDNKCYESANGRLKYWYDQKSYEDLLRLKIAIKDSTPDKSKYRMFFLCAFSNILKPTSRWLTKSIKPQVDPHKIPVDVLQVFIEQYRFMAKANEESDLIGKSLAEVVTGNLLDPTLNKPKVDMIITSPPYVTSYEYADLHQLSSLWLDFADDFRELREGSIGSRHHVYNFERELKKLNNTGTNIVSRLADQHNGKARSVAKYFLDMQQVATSCYSMLNSGGAALFVIGNTEYKGVRINNALHLAESLKNCGFSEVIVTKRKISNKILTPYRDSKGRFTNDGSGHKIYSEEFILIGRK; the protein is encoded by the coding sequence ATGATTCAAATTAATGACTTACAGGAAATAGATTTTGAATCTATACCCATTGATCCTTTCTGGAATACTGGAAATGAAAAAGAACTAAAAATGCACAGAATTCATTCTTATCCAGCAAAGTTCCCAGCTTTTATAACTACAAAAGCTCTTGAATATGCAAAAGAAAACTCTCTAAACACAAATCAAGTTGCTGACATATTTTGTGGCTGTGGGACAGTTGCTTTCGAAGCAAAGAGAAATAATATTGATTTTTGGGGATGTGACCTGAACCCAGTCGCTACGATGATAGCCAAAGCAAAAAGTCACAAATATCAGATTGGCAGATTGGATACGTATTATGAAGCTATCGTTTGTGCATATAATAAAATACCTGTTGATAACAAGTGCTATGAGTCAGCCAATGGACGCTTGAAATACTGGTATGATCAAAAAAGTTATGAGGATCTTTTGCGCTTAAAAATAGCAATTAAAGATTCAACGCCTGACAAAAGTAAATATCGTATGTTTTTTTTGTGTGCATTTTCAAATATCCTAAAGCCAACATCCAGGTGGCTTACGAAATCAATAAAACCACAAGTAGATCCACATAAAATCCCCGTTGATGTTCTTCAAGTCTTTATTGAACAATATCGCTTTATGGCAAAAGCAAATGAAGAAAGTGACTTAATCGGAAAGTCATTAGCCGAAGTAGTAACTGGAAACTTGTTAGATCCTACATTGAACAAGCCAAAAGTTGATATGATTATCACAAGTCCTCCCTATGTAACTTCTTATGAATATGCCGATTTGCACCAACTATCAAGTTTGTGGCTTGATTTTGCAGATGATTTCAGGGAACTAAGAGAAGGGTCAATCGGAAGTCGCCACCATGTTTACAATTTCGAACGAGAATTAAAAAAATTGAATAATACTGGTACTAATATTGTTTCTAGATTAGCTGATCAACATAATGGAAAGGCTCGTTCTGTAGCAAAGTATTTTTTGGATATGCAACAAGTTGCAACATCATGTTATTCAATGCTTAATAGTGGTGGTGCAGCACTTTTCGTAATCGGCAACACTGAGTACAAAGGTGTTCGTATCAATAATGCACTTCATCTTGCCGAATCACTTAAAAATTGTGGATTTAGTGAAGTGATTGTTACTAAGCGTAAGATTAGCAACAAAATATTGACTCCTTATCGAGATAGCAAGGGTAGATTTACAAATGATGGTAGTGGACACAAAATATACAGTGAAGAGTTTATTCTAATTGGGAGAAAATAA
- a CDS encoding alanine--glyoxylate aminotransferase family protein: MDLEDTLLMMPGPVPVAPKVLRAMSKPMINHRGKEFSAMFDDCTAMLKEIFQTQNDLMIVSGSGTASMEAAIGCTIDKDDKVVAIENGKFGERFKDIAARYGKVVPLEFEWGQSVDLGLVEEKLAEGAKAVTMVHNETSAGIRNPAEEVGKLAKKYDALFIMDGVTSIGGDDVKVDEWGVDIAVVGSQKCVAAPPGLSMLSVSERAFDAMTKENLPYYLDLKAYKKSADKSQTPYTPAVPLFFGLQEALMIVMDEGMEARAKRQATGAAAIRAAMDAMGIEMFPQLNEVSGYSNTVSAMKAPEGVSGNDIKGGMMDKGIIIAGGQNRLSGKIFRIGSMGNVAPKDIMLTIQELELVLKKLGVVNAIGAGTEAAASVLDTL, translated from the coding sequence ATGGACCTTGAAGACACATTACTTATGATGCCTGGCCCTGTTCCTGTTGCACCAAAGGTGCTTAGGGCAATGTCAAAACCCATGATCAACCACAGGGGTAAGGAATTTTCTGCAATGTTTGATGACTGTACTGCAATGCTCAAAGAGATCTTCCAGACGCAGAACGATCTCATGATAGTCAGCGGTTCAGGAACAGCTTCAATGGAAGCTGCTATCGGATGCACCATCGATAAGGACGACAAGGTCGTCGCTATCGAGAACGGTAAGTTCGGTGAAAGGTTCAAGGACATCGCAGCCAGATACGGTAAGGTAGTTCCTCTTGAGTTTGAATGGGGACAGTCCGTTGACCTCGGCCTTGTGGAAGAAAAGCTTGCAGAAGGCGCAAAAGCTGTCACAATGGTCCACAACGAAACTTCCGCAGGTATCCGCAATCCTGCAGAAGAAGTAGGAAAGCTTGCAAAGAAGTACGATGCTCTGTTCATAATGGACGGCGTTACCTCCATCGGTGGAGATGATGTTAAGGTCGATGAGTGGGGAGTTGACATCGCTGTAGTAGGTTCCCAGAAATGTGTTGCTGCACCACCAGGACTTTCCATGCTCTCCGTAAGCGAGCGTGCATTTGATGCAATGACCAAGGAAAACCTGCCATACTATCTTGACCTTAAGGCATACAAGAAGAGCGCAGACAAGTCCCAGACACCATACACACCTGCAGTACCACTGTTCTTCGGACTTCAGGAAGCACTGATGATCGTGATGGATGAGGGTATGGAAGCAAGGGCAAAGCGCCAGGCAACCGGTGCTGCTGCTATCCGTGCTGCAATGGACGCTATGGGTATCGAGATGTTCCCACAGCTCAATGAGGTCAGCGGTTACTCTAACACCGTTTCTGCAATGAAAGCACCTGAAGGTGTCAGCGGCAACGATATCAAGGGCGGAATGATGGACAAGGGAATCATCATCGCCGGCGGTCAGAACAGACTCAGCGGCAAGATCTTCAGGATCGGAAGCATGGGCAATGTCGCACCAAAGGACATCATGCTGACAATCCAGGAACTCGAACTTGTACTGAAGAAACTCGGCGTTGTTAATGCGATCGGTGCAGGCACAGAGGCAGCTGCCAGCGTACTTGACACACTTTGA
- a CDS encoding ATP-binding protein: MSVETCGEVIDTIDVKINYRIIELFSGGLYSSPNKAFEELVCNSYDAFADKVAVHVPSDLSVDGAHIWVCDNGESMDQQGLKDLWNIGKSAKRENPNLDKKRLQIGRFGIGKLATYILARKLSYICKKDGKFLATTMDYSGITDDKEKLQLDEREISEEDVKNVLDTYINNSASQKMPFELFGSNAAEAWTFSLLTELKPKALEIKEGRLKWILSTALPLNPGFSLHYNGNKVQSSKINKPIRKTWVLGKDDHAAEGLDVASPREENGAFFVDFDNLKGVYGKIDLYEDSLVDGSKASELGRSHGIFLIVRDRLVNLDDPLLGMSAFSHGPFNRSRIEIHADELDENLTSTRESIKESLPLNQLKEYLKKKINNEVKKYHFDEQNRIDREQSISYRLSQTSLTLSKRPLYAFAKNFYDGKIINPFLIEKPPLDKKVALLKNLKREMSSDETIIKEIEWKILDSSDPIGKLDLITGKLKINFLHPYIANYSDAYRDTLPVQFLVIAEVLTEAHLYELGIDESNVNAIMKRRDNTLRKLSLSDREGVTAVAQLLKDSKADSTGLEDAVHRAFLSLGFESRKIGGNGEPDGIANAVLGFSSSDQNENYSLTFDAKSTGKDKIQAGTTKLSAIKRHQTSYNADFAIVVSINYAGAKNPDSAVSKEAKLQKVTVITIPDLCHLLLLSVPKQIGLSKLRDLFETCHTPAEVSEWINNVESKKVNTGPIKEILDVIYEIQSTDTEPPEIGVVRREVNKLTGRNISKKELQSIIESLNVFVPGFVEIEGERVGINGHPRKIQTVINHTIGKIPDELRSLYEATYSFEDL; encoded by the coding sequence ATGTCAGTCGAAACATGTGGGGAAGTCATTGATACAATAGATGTAAAAATAAACTATCGTATCATCGAATTGTTTTCAGGTGGATTGTATTCAAGTCCAAATAAAGCTTTTGAAGAACTCGTGTGCAATTCATATGATGCCTTTGCAGATAAAGTTGCAGTCCATGTTCCTTCCGATTTAAGCGTAGACGGTGCTCACATATGGGTTTGTGACAACGGAGAAAGCATGGATCAGCAGGGTCTAAAAGATCTATGGAATATTGGGAAATCTGCAAAGAGAGAAAATCCAAATTTAGATAAAAAACGATTGCAAATTGGTCGTTTTGGAATAGGAAAATTGGCGACTTATATTTTAGCACGCAAATTGTCATATATTTGTAAAAAGGATGGCAAATTTTTAGCCACTACTATGGACTATTCAGGAATAACGGATGACAAAGAAAAATTACAACTTGATGAAAGAGAAATTAGTGAAGAAGACGTTAAAAATGTACTGGATACATATATTAACAATTCAGCTTCACAAAAAATGCCTTTTGAACTTTTTGGATCAAATGCTGCAGAGGCGTGGACTTTTTCACTTCTTACTGAATTAAAACCCAAAGCATTAGAAATTAAAGAAGGGAGACTTAAATGGATTCTAAGTACGGCGTTGCCTCTTAACCCAGGATTTTCACTTCATTATAATGGAAACAAAGTTCAATCATCAAAAATTAATAAACCAATACGTAAAACGTGGGTTTTGGGAAAAGATGATCACGCAGCAGAAGGATTAGATGTTGCATCGCCAAGAGAGGAAAATGGTGCGTTTTTTGTTGATTTTGATAATTTAAAAGGAGTTTATGGTAAAATCGACCTCTATGAAGATTCCCTTGTAGATGGCAGTAAAGCTTCTGAGTTGGGGCGGAGCCATGGTATATTTTTGATTGTGCGAGATCGTTTAGTAAACTTAGACGATCCTCTTTTGGGAATGAGTGCATTTTCACATGGTCCATTTAATAGATCTAGAATTGAAATACATGCAGATGAGTTAGATGAAAACTTAACTTCTACTCGCGAATCAATTAAAGAATCTTTGCCATTAAATCAATTAAAAGAGTATCTCAAGAAAAAAATCAATAATGAAGTTAAAAAATATCATTTTGATGAACAAAACCGTATTGATCGAGAACAAAGCATTTCATATCGTTTGTCACAAACATCATTAACTCTTTCAAAGAGACCTCTCTATGCTTTTGCAAAGAACTTTTATGATGGAAAAATTATAAACCCATTCCTCATAGAAAAACCACCTTTAGACAAAAAAGTGGCATTATTAAAAAACCTTAAAAGGGAAATGTCAAGTGACGAAACAATTATTAAAGAAATAGAATGGAAGATTCTGGACTCAAGTGATCCAATTGGTAAACTTGACTTAATCACCGGAAAACTCAAGATTAATTTTCTCCATCCTTATATTGCAAATTATAGTGATGCATATCGAGACACATTACCTGTCCAGTTCCTTGTAATAGCTGAAGTTTTGACTGAAGCCCATCTTTATGAACTTGGTATCGATGAATCAAATGTAAATGCAATAATGAAGCGTAGAGACAACACTCTCCGAAAATTATCATTGTCGGATCGTGAAGGAGTCACTGCGGTTGCCCAATTGCTTAAAGATTCGAAGGCAGATTCTACTGGACTTGAAGATGCTGTACATAGAGCATTTCTGTCATTGGGATTTGAGTCAAGAAAGATTGGTGGTAATGGTGAGCCAGATGGGATAGCGAATGCAGTACTTGGATTCTCAAGTAGTGATCAGAATGAAAACTATTCCCTCACTTTCGATGCAAAAAGCACAGGCAAGGATAAAATACAAGCAGGTACGACGAAACTTTCTGCAATAAAAAGGCATCAGACTAGTTATAATGCAGATTTTGCTATCGTGGTTTCGATTAATTACGCAGGTGCAAAAAACCCAGATAGTGCAGTTTCTAAAGAAGCAAAACTACAAAAAGTAACTGTTATCACTATTCCTGATTTGTGCCATTTATTATTACTTTCAGTGCCTAAACAGATTGGTTTATCAAAACTTCGTGATTTGTTTGAAACATGCCATACTCCTGCTGAAGTTTCAGAGTGGATTAACAATGTTGAATCAAAGAAAGTTAATACTGGCCCTATAAAAGAAATACTTGATGTAATTTACGAGATCCAATCTACTGATACAGAACCTCCTGAGATCGGGGTTGTTCGAAGGGAAGTAAATAAGCTAACAGGCCGAAACATTTCAAAGAAAGAACTGCAATCAATAATAGAAAGCCTCAATGTTTTTGTTCCCGGGTTTGTTGAAATCGAAGGAGAAAGAGTAGGTATAAACGGCCATCCGCGCAAGATTCAAACTGTAATAAATCATACCATAGGGAAAATACCCGATGAACTTAGGAGCCTATATGAAGCTACTTATTCTTTCGAAGACTTGTGA
- a CDS encoding DUF2971 domain-containing protein, translating to MVSVNYFEILIDFLKNNIDKDFESPRRVFQRKRVPKNFKIIDLNESKQKIKLQFRSEDELESGSILYIDYWRLKEAISFLNGCDFVPIGSSISENYNVNSLEGRLKEIAKTKYNKSTDTKTAPHIVDLLALSGNAELGETISDNGRKVDGVRFKPLKLLKFRSLTNKEEFDRAKEIIEKGKFYCSKLWDHNDPMEGVFSTYCQESIDTLFSEKNATVFCSLSHRNALNNPLLWGYYASGFKGVAIEIEVTNENSIDNGEIKKITYDNDSSSNNKTVKEIITRKFPNWEHENEYRFLINGDKGAYFIGNIVRVYFGSPYENVVNFDDIKNKAKYLNEYNKFRKQLKDYIEITNSPNRIKIDIKDFIPNIT from the coding sequence ATGGTTTCAGTAAATTACTTTGAGATACTAATTGATTTTCTAAAAAATAATATAGACAAAGATTTTGAATCTCCGAGAAGAGTATTTCAACGTAAAAGAGTTCCAAAAAATTTCAAAATAATAGATCTTAATGAGTCTAAACAAAAAATAAAGCTTCAATTTAGATCTGAAGATGAATTAGAATCAGGAAGCATTTTGTATATTGATTATTGGAGACTAAAGGAAGCCATCTCATTCCTTAATGGTTGTGATTTTGTTCCTATTGGATCAAGTATATCGGAAAACTATAATGTGAATTCACTTGAAGGCAGACTGAAAGAAATAGCAAAAACAAAATATAACAAATCGACTGATACAAAAACAGCACCTCATATTGTGGATTTATTGGCTTTGTCTGGTAATGCTGAATTGGGTGAAACCATATCTGACAATGGAAGAAAGGTTGATGGTGTTAGATTTAAGCCCCTTAAATTATTAAAGTTCAGATCATTAACGAATAAGGAAGAATTCGACCGCGCTAAAGAAATTATTGAAAAAGGCAAATTTTACTGTTCTAAATTATGGGATCATAATGATCCTATGGAAGGAGTATTTTCAACTTATTGCCAGGAATCAATTGATACTTTATTTTCTGAAAAAAATGCTACTGTGTTTTGTTCATTAAGTCATCGGAATGCTTTAAATAATCCACTGCTTTGGGGTTATTATGCAAGTGGTTTTAAGGGAGTTGCTATTGAAATTGAAGTTACCAATGAGAATTCTATAGATAATGGCGAAATAAAAAAAATCACGTATGATAACGATTCTTCTAGTAACAATAAAACAGTAAAAGAGATTATCACGAGAAAATTCCCAAATTGGGAACATGAAAACGAGTATCGATTTTTAATAAATGGGGATAAAGGAGCTTATTTTATTGGCAATATTGTAAGAGTTTATTTTGGTTCTCCTTATGAAAATGTTGTAAATTTTGATGATATAAAGAATAAAGCAAAGTATCTAAATGAATACAATAAGTTCAGAAAGCAGTTAAAAGATTATATAGAAATAACGAATTCTCCTAACCGGATTAAAATCGATATTAAAGACTTCATTCCCAATATTACATGA
- the ribC gene encoding riboflavin synthase — protein sequence MKTIGVVDTTFARFNMGRAAVDEIQQNVSAKIKRITVPGVKDLPVASKKLIEEEGCDIVIALGMPGAKEQDKICAHEASTGIIQAQLMTNTHIIEVFVHEDEAKDEKELAFLMEMRSREHALNVVNMLFHPEKLVKQAGTGQRQGFEDVGTLRH from the coding sequence ATGAAGACCATAGGCGTAGTAGACACGACCTTTGCACGTTTCAACATGGGACGTGCTGCTGTCGATGAGATCCAGCAGAACGTGTCCGCTAAGATCAAGCGGATCACAGTTCCCGGCGTAAAGGACCTGCCGGTAGCATCCAAGAAACTCATAGAAGAAGAAGGATGCGACATCGTCATAGCCTTAGGCATGCCCGGAGCCAAGGAACAGGATAAGATCTGCGCACATGAAGCTTCAACCGGCATTATACAGGCACAGCTTATGACGAACACCCACATCATAGAGGTGTTCGTTCATGAAGATGAGGCTAAGGACGAAAAGGAACTGGCATTTCTTATGGAAATGCGCTCCCGTGAACATGCCTTGAATGTCGTTAACATGTTGTTCCATCCCGAAAAACTTGTCAAGCAGGCCGGCACTGGCCAGAGGCAAGGGTTTGAGGATGTTGGGACTTTGAGACATTAA